One window of Halonatronomonas betaini genomic DNA carries:
- a CDS encoding aldehyde ferredoxin oxidoreductase family protein, which yields MYGWTGKILEISLNDKSYQEKNLSKSYYLKYLGGRGLGVRLFLEQADPEVQTLAAENPVIFAAGPLTGTVIPSSGRLAVISKSPQTGTIFDSNAGGFWGAELKKAGYDGVVIQGELDQLSRLEIDSDGVRFIEATELKNNKAGLTWDYLNKTIPEYRHIYIGPAGENLVRFSSITVGKSRNFGRGGLGSILGSKNIKAISIKGDKEVRIYNQEQALKIRDKAADWLEENPVTSNSMNRYGTSILLNLINEAGVLPTRNFQETQFASADKISGESLESKTVSSKSSCYNCPIICSRKLKTSDGQDKSSPEYESLGLLGANLGIDDLDKVNELNHLCNQLGLDTISTSSVIAAYIEMAEKSLIDADISFGDGKKIEDLINMIGSREGIGNELAEGAKEFAISKGHPELAMQVKGLDLPAFDPRGMKGQALGYMTSNRGACHIRANMMNLEIFADQEKIDRYSEEGKAALLIEQQDFNAILDSLIVCKFTMLALAAGFYQEMLESVTGENFDGKFFEIGSRIWNLERMINVKAGFNRGDDYLPERFSSQGGSGPSKDSLVDQDKLLDEYYDLRGWSRSGRPGEKIIANLNLREIAHKIELDIQ from the coding sequence ATGTATGGTTGGACAGGCAAGATATTAGAGATCTCATTAAATGATAAATCATATCAGGAGAAAAATCTCAGTAAGAGTTATTATCTTAAATATTTGGGAGGCAGAGGGCTTGGAGTCAGGCTCTTTTTAGAGCAGGCAGATCCAGAAGTCCAGACTTTAGCTGCTGAAAATCCAGTGATTTTTGCAGCAGGACCATTAACAGGGACTGTCATTCCATCCTCAGGTCGGCTTGCAGTCATATCAAAGTCGCCACAGACTGGAACTATCTTTGATTCAAATGCCGGAGGATTCTGGGGAGCAGAATTAAAAAAAGCTGGCTATGATGGGGTCGTTATTCAGGGTGAACTTGATCAACTTAGCCGGCTGGAAATCGATTCTGATGGAGTTCGGTTTATCGAAGCTACAGAGTTAAAAAATAACAAAGCCGGTTTAACCTGGGATTATCTCAATAAAACGATTCCAGAATATCGCCATATATATATTGGGCCTGCCGGTGAAAACCTAGTCCGGTTTTCATCAATAACTGTTGGTAAGAGCAGAAATTTTGGCCGGGGTGGCCTTGGCTCAATTTTAGGCAGTAAGAATATAAAAGCTATTTCCATTAAAGGAGATAAAGAAGTCAGAATCTATAACCAGGAGCAGGCTTTAAAAATTAGAGACAAAGCAGCAGACTGGCTGGAAGAAAATCCTGTAACCTCAAATAGTATGAATAGGTATGGCACCTCAATCTTACTAAATTTAATTAATGAGGCAGGTGTTTTGCCTACTAGAAATTTTCAGGAGACCCAGTTTGCCAGTGCTGATAAAATTTCTGGAGAATCACTTGAAAGCAAGACAGTTTCCAGTAAGTCCAGTTGCTATAACTGTCCAATAATCTGTTCTCGAAAACTCAAAACTTCAGATGGCCAGGATAAATCAAGTCCTGAATATGAATCACTGGGACTTCTTGGAGCCAACTTAGGTATAGATGATTTAGATAAAGTAAATGAACTCAATCATCTCTGTAATCAGCTAGGCCTTGATACTATTTCAACTTCTTCAGTAATAGCTGCCTATATTGAAATGGCAGAAAAATCTTTAATAGATGCAGATATAAGCTTTGGTGATGGTAAAAAAATTGAAGACCTTATTAATATGATAGGCTCTAGAGAAGGAATCGGGAATGAACTGGCAGAAGGAGCAAAAGAATTTGCAATCTCAAAGGGCCATCCAGAACTTGCCATGCAGGTAAAAGGCCTTGACCTTCCTGCTTTTGATCCTAGAGGTATGAAGGGCCAGGCTCTTGGCTATATGACATCTAATAGAGGCGCCTGTCATATTAGAGCCAATATGATGAATCTAGAAATTTTTGCCGACCAGGAAAAAATAGACCGGTATTCAGAGGAAGGAAAAGCTGCACTCCTGATTGAACAGCAGGATTTCAATGCAATTTTAGATTCATTAATTGTCTGTAAATTTACGATGTTAGCTTTAGCTGCCGGGTTTTATCAGGAGATGCTTGAATCTGTTACAGGTGAAAATTTTGATGGGAAATTTTTTGAGATAGGTTCTCGAATCTGGAATTTAGAGAGAATGATTAATGTAAAAGCAGGTTTTAATAGAGGAGATGACTATCTGCCTGAAAGATTTAGCAGTCAGGGAGGCTCTGGCCCCAGTAAAGATAGCCTGGTAGACCAGGATAAGCTTTTAGATGAATACTATGATCTTAGAGGCTGGAGTAGATCAGGTAGACCTGGAGAAAAAATAATTGCCAATTTGAATTTAAGAGAGATTGCCCATAAAATAGAGTTAGATATCCAGTAA
- a CDS encoding MoaD/ThiS family protein: MSKQDLSNKSREDYIYVNLYGGLEEYSPEKIRKGNRIVLKEVNTVQDIIDYYQIPDDEARVILLNGRHVKKDYQLSGGETISIFPLLGGG; the protein is encoded by the coding sequence ATGTCCAAGCAAGATCTATCAAATAAATCCAGAGAAGATTATATTTATGTCAACCTATATGGAGGTTTAGAAGAGTATTCACCAGAAAAGATTAGAAAAGGCAATAGGATAGTGCTTAAAGAAGTAAATACTGTTCAGGATATTATTGATTATTATCAGATTCCTGATGATGAGGCCCGGGTAATTCTTCTAAATGGCAGGCATGTTAAAAAGGATTACCAACTCTCTGGAGGAGAAACAATCAGTATCTTTCCACTTCTTGGAGGCGGTTAA
- a CDS encoding glycoside hydrolase family 65 protein, producing the protein MRDFHAKKLSKEPQFKIHPWKIIEEEFNIENNHHHESIFCIGNGYMGVRGTLEEDYSGPENTTTPGFYINGFYDSEEIIYGEDAPQLPTKSQTIVNLMDWTGINLYLGDEKLDLLKGEVLEYNRELDMRKGILERNFIWQSLSGKRIEVEIIRLLSFKRKHQGLINYRFRPLNFKGEIRVVSTLNGNVQNHHHFRDKSVLRTKNSGFTNGRSYLHQATKESGLEVAAAVKNIIDSKADLNYRRDTYEIDNCLHEEIVINARAERWCKLTKFFSIKTSRTLDADRLVGQVLTDVNLAAEDGLVKFLRDQKTYLEDFWEDFDVKLYGDSSLQQAIRYNAFQLLQSTGQDEYNNVAAKGLTGEFYEGHYFWDTETYIIPFYIFNRPEMARKLLKYRYNTLEQARKNAGRVRLEGALFPWRTINGEEASGFFMGSTVQFHIDADIAYAIYLYVTATEDMDFLYKEGVEILAETARMWCSRGNYIHENGGKFCFNEVSGPDEYKPGVNNNCYNNYMAKFNLEYAARTLKEMQEDAPERYENLKNKINLDDKEPDQWQQAASKVFLPFNEELGVHPQDDSFMEKDPIDIDRDIPHSEMPLVAHWHPLTIWRYQVIKQADVILLMLMMGNKFSLEEKKANYDYYEPKTTHDSSLSPSVYSIIASEVGYLNEAYNYFIQTARLDLDDFNENAHQGLHTAGMGSAWMVLVYGFAGMRNYDGEIQFNPYLPEKLKGYQFTIFFKGRHLRVKVGPEKTSYRLYSDQPLYIHHCGERYDLEPGREYNFDNRDFSQLPWRE; encoded by the coding sequence ATGAGAGATTTTCATGCAAAAAAATTAAGTAAAGAACCACAGTTTAAAATTCATCCATGGAAGATAATAGAAGAAGAATTTAATATTGAAAATAATCATCACCATGAATCTATTTTCTGTATTGGCAATGGTTATATGGGAGTTAGAGGAACGCTTGAAGAAGATTATTCTGGCCCTGAAAATACCACAACACCAGGGTTTTATATCAACGGGTTTTATGATAGTGAAGAGATTATTTATGGCGAAGATGCCCCTCAATTACCTACAAAAAGCCAGACTATAGTCAATCTAATGGATTGGACAGGGATTAATCTCTATCTCGGTGATGAAAAACTGGATCTTCTAAAGGGAGAAGTCTTAGAATATAATAGAGAGCTAGATATGCGCAAAGGCATTTTAGAGAGAAACTTTATCTGGCAGAGCCTTTCAGGTAAGAGGATAGAAGTTGAAATAATCCGTCTTTTATCTTTTAAAAGAAAACATCAGGGCCTGATTAACTATCGTTTTAGACCTCTGAACTTTAAAGGTGAAATTCGAGTTGTTTCAACCTTAAATGGAAATGTTCAAAATCACCATCATTTCAGGGATAAATCTGTTCTTAGAACGAAAAACTCTGGCTTTACTAATGGTAGATCTTATCTACATCAGGCAACTAAAGAAAGTGGCCTGGAAGTTGCTGCTGCTGTTAAAAATATAATAGATTCAAAGGCAGATCTTAATTATAGAAGGGATACATATGAGATAGATAATTGTCTTCATGAAGAGATTGTGATTAATGCCAGAGCAGAACGCTGGTGCAAATTAACTAAATTCTTTTCTATAAAAACATCTAGAACACTTGATGCTGACAGGCTGGTTGGTCAGGTTTTGACTGATGTCAATCTGGCAGCTGAAGATGGACTGGTCAAGTTTTTAAGGGATCAAAAAACCTACCTGGAGGATTTCTGGGAAGATTTTGATGTAAAATTATATGGAGATAGTTCACTGCAGCAGGCCATCCGTTATAATGCTTTTCAGCTACTGCAGTCAACTGGCCAGGATGAATATAATAATGTTGCAGCAAAGGGTTTAACAGGAGAATTCTATGAAGGTCATTATTTTTGGGATACTGAGACTTACATTATCCCTTTTTATATCTTTAACCGTCCTGAAATGGCTAGAAAATTATTGAAATATAGATATAATACTTTAGAACAGGCAAGAAAGAATGCAGGTAGAGTTAGACTTGAAGGTGCCCTTTTCCCATGGAGAACAATTAATGGTGAAGAGGCTTCTGGCTTTTTTATGGGCTCAACAGTTCAATTTCATATTGATGCTGATATAGCTTACGCAATTTATCTATACGTTACAGCTACTGAGGATATGGACTTTCTTTATAAAGAAGGAGTAGAAATTCTTGCTGAAACAGCCAGAATGTGGTGTAGTAGAGGCAATTATATCCATGAAAACGGTGGTAAATTCTGTTTTAATGAAGTTTCTGGACCAGATGAATATAAACCAGGTGTCAATAATAATTGCTATAATAATTATATGGCTAAATTCAATCTTGAGTATGCTGCCAGGACACTAAAAGAGATGCAGGAAGATGCACCAGAAAGATATGAAAACTTAAAGAATAAAATTAATTTAGATGACAAAGAGCCAGATCAATGGCAACAGGCAGCCAGTAAGGTTTTTCTTCCCTTTAATGAAGAATTAGGTGTTCATCCCCAGGATGATTCCTTTATGGAAAAGGATCCAATTGATATAGATAGGGATATACCCCATTCAGAAATGCCTCTAGTAGCACACTGGCACCCGCTTACTATCTGGAGATACCAGGTAATTAAGCAGGCTGATGTAATATTATTGATGTTGATGATGGGCAATAAATTCAGTCTGGAAGAAAAGAAGGCAAACTATGATTATTATGAACCAAAGACTACCCATGATTCATCACTATCACCATCAGTTTATAGTATTATAGCTTCTGAGGTCGGTTATTTAAATGAAGCATATAATTACTTTATCCAGACAGCCCGGCTTGACCTTGATGACTTCAATGAAAATGCCCATCAGGGACTTCATACTGCAGGCATGGGGAGTGCCTGGATGGTTCTGGTCTACGGTTTTGCAGGAATGAGAAATTATGATGGCGAGATTCAGTTTAACCCCTATTTGCCAGAAAAACTAAAGGGATATCAATTTACAATCTTCTTTAAAGGCAGGCATTTAAGAGTAAAAGTAGGACCAGAAAAGACCAGTTATCGACTTTATTCTGATCAACCTCTTTATATCCATCATTGCGGCGAAAGGTATGATCTAGAACCAGGTAGAGAATATAATTTTGATAATAGGGACTTTAGCCAGTTGCCCTGGCGGGAATAA
- a CDS encoding DMT family transporter, which translates to MINKSIEKRIYLILAAGILVISFAGVFVAMADAPAIIIAFYRMFFTIAVLTPVFIYRKDCRLELFFDRRPVIIGFFLAIHFILWVTAFEYTAVANAVIFIALQPLFTLLFERLWAKEDLRPGIYRGLFIAITGSIIVGAGDLNNLFASIRGDTLAIMAAFFAGLYLFSGRSLRKKLDYFPYIYTVYTYATAFLLIAVIFSGYSFTGYSQTNWLLFIGLALGPTVIGHSVLNLAVRYVPATLVSTTIIGEPVLTSLLAWILLGDKIPPLTIVGGTFIIYGLLYTMRRNKQNKKLANPK; encoded by the coding sequence ATGATAAATAAATCTATAGAAAAGAGAATTTATCTAATACTGGCAGCAGGAATCCTTGTAATTTCATTTGCAGGTGTGTTTGTAGCAATGGCAGATGCACCGGCAATCATTATTGCTTTCTATAGAATGTTTTTTACTATTGCAGTTCTTACACCTGTTTTTATCTATCGTAAAGACTGCAGACTTGAATTGTTCTTTGATAGAAGGCCGGTTATTATTGGTTTTTTTCTGGCTATTCATTTTATTCTCTGGGTAACAGCCTTTGAATATACTGCTGTGGCCAATGCAGTAATCTTTATAGCCCTCCAGCCACTTTTCACCCTGTTATTTGAAAGGTTATGGGCTAAAGAAGACCTGAGGCCAGGTATTTATAGAGGGTTATTTATTGCAATCACAGGCAGTATAATTGTTGGTGCTGGAGACCTTAATAATCTTTTTGCCAGTATAAGAGGAGATACTCTGGCTATTATGGCTGCTTTCTTTGCTGGTCTCTATCTATTTTCAGGTAGGAGCTTAAGAAAGAAACTGGATTATTTTCCTTATATTTATACTGTCTATACCTATGCTACAGCCTTTTTATTAATTGCAGTTATCTTTAGCGGCTATAGTTTTACAGGCTACAGTCAGACAAACTGGCTATTATTTATTGGTCTTGCTTTAGGGCCGACAGTAATTGGACATTCAGTTTTAAATTTAGCTGTAAGATATGTGCCGGCTACTTTAGTCTCAACGACAATAATCGGAGAGCCTGTATTAACCAGTTTATTGGCCTGGATCTTATTAGGAGATAAAATTCCACCTCTAACAATAGTTGGTGGTACTTTTATAATTTATGGACTATTATATACTATGCGCAGAAATAAACAGAATAAGAAGTTAGCAAACCCAAAATAA
- the hslO gene encoding Hsp33 family molecular chaperone HslO — protein MKDNQDRLVRAITKDRQIRILTARTTDLVEEARKLHQTSPLATAALGRTLTGALLVASLLKSGHEVSLSIDGNGPLGKIVAEANYKGEVRGYLKNPGANLPLKDGKLDVASGVGQGELTVRKMLADGKPYEGSTKLISGEIGEDLTYYFTVSEQIPSSVGLGVLVDKDSSVKAAGGFLLQVMPDAADEDIDLLEENIANIGSLSRHISKGKSPEEILDLVMGDIYYRILEKTDVKYHCRCSEDRISSIVRSLSREEIDSVLEELGEVEIQCHFCNQSYSFDENEINDIMNEES, from the coding sequence ATGAAAGATAATCAAGACCGATTAGTTAGAGCAATAACTAAAGACCGACAGATCAGAATTTTGACTGCCAGAACGACTGATTTAGTTGAAGAGGCAAGAAAATTACATCAAACTTCACCCCTTGCTACTGCAGCACTTGGTAGAACTCTTACAGGCGCTTTGCTTGTTGCTTCACTTTTAAAGTCAGGCCATGAAGTATCCCTTTCTATAGATGGAAATGGCCCTTTAGGTAAAATTGTAGCAGAAGCAAATTATAAAGGAGAGGTAAGGGGCTATTTAAAGAATCCAGGTGCCAATCTCCCCCTTAAAGATGGGAAATTAGATGTCGCCAGTGGAGTTGGCCAGGGTGAATTAACTGTTAGAAAAATGCTTGCTGATGGGAAACCCTATGAAGGTAGTACAAAGCTTATTAGTGGCGAGATTGGGGAAGACCTGACTTATTATTTTACTGTCTCAGAACAGATCCCATCCTCAGTTGGACTTGGAGTTTTAGTTGATAAAGATTCATCTGTTAAAGCAGCCGGGGGTTTTCTGCTTCAGGTAATGCCAGATGCTGCTGATGAAGATATAGATTTACTTGAAGAAAATATAGCAAATATAGGTTCTTTAAGTCGTCATATCAGTAAAGGTAAGAGTCCAGAAGAAATTTTAGATTTAGTGATGGGAGATATTTATTATCGGATATTAGAAAAGACAGATGTAAAATATCACTGCCGCTGTAGTGAAGATAGAATTTCATCAATTGTAAGAAGTTTATCCAGGGAAGAGATAGATTCTGTGCTAGAAGAACTGGGAGAAGTTGAAATTCAATGTCACTTCTGCAATCAATCATATAGTTTTGATGAAAATGAAATTAATGATATAATGAACGAAGAAAGTTAG
- the tkt gene encoding transketolase, translated as MLQKSANIVKGLAVDAVEKAQSGHPGMPVGCAEIGTLLYTEVMEHNPQDPDWPDRDRFVLSAGHGSMLLYSILHLSGYDLSLDDLKNFRQLNSPTAGHPEYGHAPGIETTTGPLGQGIANAVGMALAEEMLATKFNRPGYEIVDHYTYTIAGDGCMMEGVSSEAASLAGHLGLGKLIAFYDSNQISIEGSTELAFTEDVAERFKSYDWQVIDDVDGHSFDQVRDAIRKAKADQDRPTLIVAKTKIAHGSPTKEGKASSHGAPLGPDEVKGLKENIGLPVDQEFYISDEVKEFWQQQVAAKEEAYDNWVELYSEWRDEFPELAKKWDEAYEGNLPADFDKLIADFDFTGKEATRKASGKVLKKLFAEIDYLVGGSADLAPSTKTYFEEYGEVQEDSYDGQNLRFGVREHAMGSIANGLALHGGLRPFTATFLVFSDYMRPAIRLAALMGQPVIYVFTHDSIYLGEDGPTHQPVEHLESLRLIPNLTVLRPADGRETALAWQQALENKSGPTALVLTRQGLEQLDESNPEGYKKGGYPVEDSNDPDVILMASGSEVSLAVNVAHQLEQDMISSRVISVPDREKFTETLSEDSSLLEPETALRVVLEAGVGQGWFKFLGSQDLLYTVETFGKSAPGEEVGKDYGFSVDNIVADIKDNLEE; from the coding sequence ATGTTACAGAAATCTGCAAACATAGTTAAAGGTTTAGCTGTTGATGCTGTAGAAAAAGCTCAGTCCGGCCATCCTGGAATGCCAGTTGGTTGTGCTGAAATTGGAACACTCTTATATACAGAGGTAATGGAACATAATCCCCAGGATCCAGATTGGCCAGATAGAGATAGATTTGTTCTCTCAGCAGGTCATGGTTCGATGTTATTATATAGTATTTTGCATTTAAGTGGCTATGATCTTAGCCTTGATGATTTAAAGAATTTTAGACAGCTCAATTCACCTACTGCTGGTCATCCAGAATATGGCCATGCCCCTGGTATTGAAACAACTACCGGTCCATTAGGCCAGGGTATTGCCAATGCTGTAGGAATGGCTCTAGCTGAAGAAATGCTGGCAACAAAATTCAATCGTCCAGGTTATGAAATAGTAGATCATTATACTTATACCATTGCTGGTGATGGCTGTATGATGGAGGGTGTAAGTAGTGAAGCTGCTTCCCTGGCAGGCCATCTTGGACTTGGCAAACTAATTGCATTTTATGATTCCAATCAGATTTCAATTGAAGGCAGTACGGAACTGGCCTTTACTGAAGATGTTGCTGAAAGATTTAAGAGCTATGACTGGCAGGTTATAGATGATGTCGATGGTCATAGTTTTGATCAAGTTAGAGATGCTATTAGAAAAGCAAAGGCAGATCAGGATAGACCTACCTTAATTGTAGCTAAAACAAAAATTGCCCATGGTTCTCCTACAAAGGAAGGTAAAGCTTCATCCCATGGAGCTCCTTTAGGACCAGATGAAGTTAAAGGTTTAAAGGAAAATATCGGTCTTCCAGTCGACCAGGAATTTTATATTTCAGATGAAGTTAAAGAATTCTGGCAACAACAGGTTGCTGCAAAAGAGGAAGCCTATGATAACTGGGTAGAATTATATTCAGAATGGAGAGATGAATTCCCTGAGCTTGCAAAGAAGTGGGATGAAGCCTATGAAGGTAATCTTCCAGCTGATTTTGATAAACTAATAGCTGATTTTGATTTCACTGGCAAAGAGGCTACCCGGAAAGCCAGTGGTAAAGTTCTTAAAAAATTATTTGCAGAGATAGATTATTTAGTAGGTGGCTCAGCAGATCTAGCTCCTTCTACTAAGACTTATTTTGAAGAGTATGGAGAAGTTCAGGAAGACAGTTATGATGGACAAAATCTCCGCTTTGGCGTCCGGGAACATGCAATGGGTTCTATTGCTAACGGCCTTGCCTTACATGGAGGATTAAGACCATTTACAGCTACCTTCCTTGTGTTTTCTGATTATATGCGTCCGGCAATCCGACTGGCAGCATTAATGGGACAGCCAGTTATTTATGTCTTTACCCATGACTCTATTTATCTTGGTGAAGATGGTCCAACCCATCAACCTGTGGAACACCTTGAGTCATTAAGGTTAATTCCTAACCTAACTGTCTTAAGACCTGCAGATGGCAGGGAAACAGCCTTAGCCTGGCAGCAGGCCCTTGAAAATAAATCTGGTCCAACAGCACTTGTTCTAACCAGACAGGGTTTAGAACAGTTAGATGAATCAAATCCAGAGGGCTATAAAAAGGGGGGCTACCCTGTTGAAGATTCAAATGATCCAGATGTAATTCTGATGGCCAGTGGGAGTGAAGTTTCACTAGCTGTTAATGTTGCTCATCAATTAGAACAGGATATGATCTCTTCCAGGGTTATTTCAGTTCCAGATAGAGAGAAGTTCACTGAAACTCTCTCAGAAGACAGCTCTCTCCTTGAACCAGAAACAGCTCTTAGAGTTGTCCTTGAAGCCGGTGTTGGTCAGGGCTGGTTTAAGTTCCTGGGCTCTCAGGATCTGCTTTATACTGTTGAAACCTTTGGTAAGAGTGCTCCAGGTGAGGAAGTAGGAAAAGATTATGGTTTTTCAGTTGACAATATAGTTGCAGATATAAAAGATAACCTAGAAGAGTAG
- a CDS encoding serine hydrolase, translating into MQNKNLKISFIIILALLLLFSGSEILEANSHNNGFQDFLDGVFQQQLEDSDIPGIIAVAVDTDGLIYSNSFGHADLAENKELDPGETLMRTGSTGKIFTWLALLQQAEAGNIDLEEDINYYLPENLQFDYDENEPIRVIDLMTHTPGFEDIQLGILVSSIEDLVSLEDYLGDTRPEIVRNPGEVPAYSNYGTTLAGYIIERVTGLSYHEYLERNIFRPLRMNNASSRQDIFTDSEIASNISTGYFSDNRFLQPGEFEIFQEYPAGGHTVTGYDMANLMFGILNDGELLGWRFLSQEYNDKLFERVFSIDEEMAGWTHGLMEFNLKNQTIYWHGGDTLQFHTGIFFIPEEEKAIFVAYNGPGGTMARLDLINALDRQYFASESYQPVVGGEEIDSNDYQGEYLPSRRNYSTPEKLISRFSQIRISVVDNHLIVDGHQKDKYYKLEEDRFINQSGDAEIKFYRDEDGSIDYFAYKNNPTNVFTKVSLLESSRLHLSILGFALLVFLITPISNLILLFKNEKVSSFGERDKIPAWPGIILSVIGLAYSITQTRTFLYLMENPFSWPEYTGLLSLVPVLMILLLLLMVYQLIKFGPLSKRFISQLILIFVGSAFIILLYYYNFIGFLVF; encoded by the coding sequence GTGCAAAATAAGAATCTGAAAATATCATTCATTATAATTCTAGCTTTGCTATTATTATTTAGTGGCTCAGAAATATTAGAAGCTAATTCTCATAATAATGGGTTTCAGGATTTTTTAGATGGAGTCTTCCAGCAACAACTGGAAGACTCTGATATACCTGGAATTATAGCTGTTGCAGTAGATACAGATGGTTTGATATACAGCAATAGTTTTGGCCATGCTGATCTTGCAGAAAATAAAGAGTTAGATCCAGGTGAGACACTTATGAGAACAGGCTCGACTGGCAAAATATTTACCTGGTTAGCTTTATTACAGCAGGCTGAAGCAGGAAATATTGACCTAGAAGAAGATATTAACTATTACTTACCGGAAAATCTTCAATTTGATTATGATGAAAATGAACCAATTAGAGTAATCGACCTTATGACCCATACCCCAGGTTTTGAAGATATTCAACTGGGCATTCTGGTTTCCTCAATAGAAGATCTAGTTAGTTTAGAAGATTATCTAGGGGATACAAGGCCAGAAATCGTTAGAAATCCAGGAGAAGTTCCAGCTTATTCTAATTATGGAACTACTCTGGCAGGTTATATTATTGAGAGAGTAACCGGGCTCAGTTATCATGAATATTTAGAGAGAAATATTTTTAGACCACTAAGAATGAATAATGCAAGTTCCCGCCAGGATATTTTTACAGATTCAGAGATTGCATCAAATATCTCTACTGGCTATTTTAGTGATAATAGGTTTTTACAGCCAGGAGAATTTGAGATATTTCAGGAATATCCAGCAGGTGGCCATACTGTAACAGGATATGATATGGCCAATCTTATGTTTGGCATTTTAAATGATGGAGAGTTACTGGGCTGGAGGTTTTTAAGCCAGGAATATAATGATAAATTATTTGAGAGAGTCTTTTCAATTGATGAAGAGATGGCAGGCTGGACCCATGGCTTAATGGAATTTAATCTTAAAAATCAGACAATTTACTGGCATGGAGGAGATACCCTCCAATTCCATACAGGAATATTTTTTATACCTGAAGAGGAAAAAGCAATTTTCGTTGCTTATAATGGTCCAGGTGGAACTATGGCCAGGCTCGATCTAATAAATGCACTTGATAGACAGTATTTTGCCAGTGAAAGCTATCAACCAGTTGTCGGTGGTGAAGAAATAGACAGCAATGATTATCAGGGAGAATATTTACCATCAAGAAGAAATTATTCAACTCCTGAGAAGTTAATTTCCCGGTTTTCTCAGATTAGAATTTCTGTCGTTGATAATCATCTAATTGTGGATGGTCATCAAAAGGATAAGTACTACAAGTTAGAAGAAGACAGGTTTATTAATCAATCAGGTGATGCAGAAATTAAATTTTATAGGGATGAAGATGGCTCAATAGATTATTTTGCATATAAAAATAATCCTACAAATGTTTTTACAAAGGTTTCTTTGTTAGAATCAAGTCGTCTCCACTTATCAATTTTAGGGTTTGCTTTACTGGTATTTTTAATCACTCCTATCTCTAATTTAATTTTGCTATTTAAAAATGAAAAGGTATCGTCTTTTGGTGAAAGAGATAAAATACCAGCGTGGCCAGGGATTATTCTTTCAGTGATAGGTTTAGCCTATAGTATTACCCAGACAAGAACTTTTCTATATTTAATGGAGAATCCTTTTAGCTGGCCAGAATATACAGGTTTATTAAGCTTAGTTCCAGTTTTAATGATTTTGTTATTATTATTAATGGTCTATCAGTTAATAAAGTTTGGTCCACTTTCAAAAAGATTTATATCTCAATTAATTCTAATTTTTGTAGGATCAGCTTTTATTATTTTATTATATTATTATAATTTCATTGGATTTTTAGTCTTTTAG